The following is a genomic window from Candidatus Syntrophoarchaeum caldarius.
TGAAAGTGATTATCCCGAGACGAAATCGTTTATAAGGGTTTTGCGGGGCTATAAACATCCGTTGCTGAATGAAATTTTTGTCGGATCCGCGTACTCATACTTCAATCGGATAAGTATGTGGTAGAGGAGAACTGCCTTCAGCAGACCAGTTTGGTGAAGTCTTTATCAAAGGCATCTTGTAGAGCTGTACATCATGGGGGTTCAGATTGAGTGAGCTCTTTCACACTACCGAAAAACATAAGTGAAAACAAAAAAGCTTATCAAAAATTAGAAAAACTTTAAATACTGGTATAACTGAGTCCCTTTATAAACCATACTGAAGCCAAGCTCCCAAAGTGGCTTGAGAGCAGATATTCAATACTATGGGATGCTTTTGCTGATTCAAACTTCAGAATGGAGGATGCTGCAAAGGTTTTAGAGGAGAAGAAAAAGATAGCAGGGATCAGGTTGGTGTAATTCTTTCTGAGCTTAGAAAAAATGATTGGCTACAGGTAGAGCTTGATCCAGAGGATGCAAGAAAAAGACTTTACAGGCTTAAAAGCAAGGAAGAAATTATATCTGAAACTATTTCTCTCAAGAATAACAGGCTAACAAGGGGCGAGATCGAGGTTCTCTTGAAGAGGGCAGCAGATCTTATACGCACAGGGTTGACTACACCTTCATCCTTGTCCTTCTCTTCTACAAGAGGATCAGCGATAAGTGGGAGATTGAGTATGAAAGAGCTTATAAAGAGGCTCTTGAGGATGGATTCAGTGAGGAGGAGGCAAGAGAAGAAGCAAAAAGCTCAATCTATCACGATTTTGACCTTCCTGAGGAGTTTCTGTGGGAGAAGATCAGAAAGTATCCATCTAAATTATCAGAAAACTTCTCTAAAGCGATGAAAGCGATTGCTGAGAGAAATCCAGAGCTTAGAGATGTCTTTGAGAATATCGATTTCCTTCAGTTCACATCAAGCAGGGAGAATACAGAGATGCTGGGACAGCTTGTTGAGATCTTCAGCGCAAAACCCCTCCATCATGTATCCCCTGATATACTTGGGGATGCCTATGAGTGGATTCTGCATTACTTCGCCCCACAGAAGGCAAAGGAAGGGGAGGTTTACACACCGAGGGAGGTTATAAAGCTCCTGGTCGAGATACTCGATCCAGAGCCTGAAGAGAGCGTGTATGATCCAGCCTGTGGATCTGGGGGCATGCTCATAATCTCATACAGGCACGTTGAGAATTTGCATGGTAAAGAAGGAGCGGAAAAGCTGTTTCTCTTCGGACAGGAGGCAAATCCAAAGACACTTGCCCTTTCAAAGATGAACCTGTATATCCATGATATAAGAAATGCCCAGCTTGCACACGGCGATACCCTGCTCTATCCAAAGTTCAAAGAAGGTGATGGGCAGAAGAGGTTTGATATCGTCATAGCAAACCCACCCTGGAATCAGGACGGCTACAGTGAGAATGAGCTTAAGAAGGGTGAGTTCTGGAATAAGCGGTTCAGATATGGCTTTACTCCAAAGCAGTCTGCAGACTGGGCATGGATCCAGCACATGATCGCATCTGCAGACGAGGATGGAAGGGTTGGAGTTGTTATTGACAATGGCTG
Proteins encoded in this region:
- a CDS encoding type I restriction-modification protein subunit M codes for the protein MKAIAERNPELRDVFENIDFLQFTSSRENTEMLGQLVEIFSAKPLHHVSPDILGDAYEWILHYFAPQKAKEGEVYTPREVIKLLVEILDPEPEESVYDPACGSGGMLIISYRHVENLHGKEGAEKLFLFGQEANPKTLALSKMNLYIHDIRNAQLAHGDTLLYPKFKEGDGQKRFDIVIANPPWNQDGYSENELKKGEFWNKRFRYGFTPKQSADWAWIQHMIASADEDGRVGVVIDNGCLFRGGKEKAIRKGILRDDLVECVILLPEKLFYNTGAPGAVLIFKKNKPDERKGKVLFINASNEYEQHPEVRKLNRLGDEHIEKIASAYREFKEMDGFTRVVDLEEIKENDYNLNVTLYVFPEEEVEEIDVGKEWEELKRIEGEIMEVEERIEGYLREVGV